One genomic window of Desulfuromonas sp. AOP6 includes the following:
- a CDS encoding histone deacetylase family protein, translated as MFRIRRIFDDILPANTEALRQVSQILRDQFPALRASEVEKLPDLLKNPLKHRFKSILYVAENFKGLVKGFALLSFEPELRFCYLDYISTAKNITGGGIGGALYERLREESLLLDAIGIFFECLPDDPALCKDPVILKQNKARLKFYEKYGAFPIVGTAYETPVQEGDDNPPYLVFDPLDQPANLSRERARKIVRTILQNRYGDLCSPDYILKVVNSIQDDPVRLRSPRYLKSDVAGNPRRSFGSHHRKVALVVNDRHEIHHVREKGYVEAPVRIRSILKELERLSIFTTVPPKEYPEKHILAVHDAGYFHYLRRVCAALEAGKSVYPYVFPIRNATRPPKDLAVRAGYYCLDTFTPLNQNAYLAARRAVDCALTAADYLLAGNRLAYALVRPPGHHAEHRSFGGFCYFNNGAVAAQYLARYGRVAILDVDYHHGNGQQTIFYQRRDVLTLSIHGHPSFAYPYFSGFEDETGEGEGEGFNINIPLPESVDGEKYLKTLTRALKRIAFYAPDFLIVCLGLDTAKGDPTGTWTLHANDFSKAGQLIGQLRIPTVVVQEGGYRNRVLGVNCRHFFSGLWQGFYPVSKD; from the coding sequence TTGTTCAGAATCCGCCGCATTTTCGATGATATTCTACCGGCCAATACTGAAGCACTGCGGCAAGTAAGCCAGATCCTGCGTGACCAGTTCCCGGCATTGCGGGCCTCCGAGGTCGAAAAGCTTCCCGACCTTCTGAAAAATCCCCTCAAACATCGCTTCAAATCCATTCTATACGTGGCGGAAAACTTCAAAGGCCTTGTCAAGGGCTTCGCTCTCCTCTCGTTTGAACCGGAACTGCGTTTCTGCTATCTGGATTATATTTCCACGGCAAAGAATATTACGGGTGGGGGCATCGGTGGCGCTCTTTACGAACGATTGCGGGAAGAGTCATTGCTTCTCGATGCCATAGGCATTTTCTTTGAATGTTTACCGGATGACCCAGCTCTCTGCAAGGATCCCGTTATTCTCAAACAAAACAAAGCGCGGCTGAAATTTTATGAAAAGTACGGGGCTTTTCCCATTGTGGGTACCGCCTACGAAACCCCTGTGCAGGAGGGGGATGACAATCCGCCTTATCTGGTATTTGACCCTCTCGACCAGCCCGCAAATCTGTCCAGGGAACGTGCTCGTAAAATCGTCAGGACTATCCTGCAAAACCGTTATGGAGACCTGTGCTCTCCCGACTATATTCTCAAGGTTGTCAACTCTATTCAGGATGACCCGGTTCGTCTGCGTTCACCCAGATACCTTAAATCCGATGTGGCTGGAAATCCTCGCCGCTCCTTTGGGTCACATCATCGCAAGGTGGCACTGGTCGTCAATGATCGGCATGAAATTCATCATGTCCGCGAAAAAGGGTATGTAGAAGCACCGGTGCGTATCCGGAGCATCCTGAAAGAACTGGAACGTCTATCGATCTTCACCACGGTGCCACCAAAGGAATATCCCGAAAAACATATTCTGGCTGTCCATGATGCCGGTTACTTCCACTATCTTCGACGGGTCTGTGCCGCTCTGGAGGCAGGTAAATCGGTCTATCCCTATGTGTTTCCCATCCGCAATGCGACCCGTCCCCCCAAGGACCTTGCTGTCAGGGCCGGATATTACTGCCTCGACACGTTCACACCGCTGAATCAGAATGCCTATCTTGCCGCGAGGCGCGCTGTAGACTGCGCCCTTACTGCAGCCGATTACCTGTTGGCCGGAAATCGCCTTGCCTACGCTCTGGTTCGCCCTCCGGGGCATCATGCCGAACACCGCTCTTTCGGTGGATTTTGCTATTTCAACAACGGGGCTGTTGCCGCCCAATACCTTGCCCGCTACGGTCGGGTCGCCATTCTCGACGTGGACTACCATCATGGCAATGGCCAGCAGACCATTTTTTATCAGCGCCGGGATGTGCTGACCCTGTCGATACACGGTCATCCCAGCTTTGCCTATCCCTATTTCAGTGGCTTTGAGGATGAAACGGGAGAGGGTGAAGGGGAGGGGTTCAACATCAATATTCCGTTGCCTGAATCCGTTGATGGCGAAAAATATCTCAAAACCCTGACAAGAGCGCTGAAGAGAATAGCCTTCTATGCACCCGATTTTCTTATTGTCTGTCTCGGGTTGGATACCGCCAAAGGAGACCCTACCGGCACCTGGACTCTCCATGCCAATGATTTTTCTAAAGCCGGGCAGCTGATTGGCCAGCTGCGAATTCCGACGGTTGTTGTCCAGGAAGGGGGCTATCGCAACCGGGTTCTTGGCGTTAATTGCCGCCACTTTTTTTCCGGTCTGTGGCAGGGCTTTTATCCTGTCTCCAAAGACTGA
- a CDS encoding ABC transporter ATP-binding protein: protein MTETQNKKRDGFLARLFPDREKKTADGCDCRSSYEDSHGVGIRIEGLNKSFNDNHVLKDINLEIKPGETFSIIGPSGTGKSVLLKHIVKLLKPDSGRILIDGQDIFDNNSRQDKPPYRYSMVFQTSALFNSLTVGENVGLWLRENRICVEARIRRIIREKLRLVGLGGKESLMPSELSGGMKKRVAIARSLAMNPDLILYDEPTAELDPVTSDELARVIMNLKKQVNLTTIIVSHDLNFALYLSDRVAMMNDQGIVEIGTPTEIKASQNPDIRKFIYTTTKGIQGEK, encoded by the coding sequence ATGACAGAGACACAAAATAAAAAACGGGACGGATTTCTTGCTCGGCTGTTTCCTGACCGTGAGAAAAAGACTGCGGATGGATGCGATTGCCGCAGCAGTTACGAAGATTCCCATGGTGTCGGGATCCGTATTGAAGGATTGAACAAGTCCTTTAACGATAATCACGTTCTCAAAGATATTAATCTGGAGATTAAACCGGGGGAGACTTTTTCGATTATCGGTCCCTCTGGAACTGGTAAAAGCGTCCTTCTCAAACATATCGTTAAACTACTGAAACCTGACAGTGGGCGGATCCTTATCGACGGCCAGGATATTTTCGACAATAACAGCCGCCAGGACAAACCCCCTTACCGGTACAGCATGGTTTTTCAGACATCCGCGCTCTTCAATTCTCTGACCGTCGGCGAGAATGTCGGCTTGTGGCTGCGTGAGAACAGGATTTGCGTCGAAGCGCGCATCCGGAGGATTATCCGCGAAAAGCTCCGACTTGTCGGCTTGGGCGGCAAGGAAAGCCTCATGCCTTCAGAACTTTCGGGGGGCATGAAAAAACGCGTGGCCATCGCCCGTTCTCTGGCCATGAACCCCGACCTTATTCTTTACGATGAGCCGACTGCTGAACTCGATCCGGTGACATCCGACGAGTTGGCCAGGGTGATCATGAATCTTAAAAAACAAGTCAATTTGACGACGATCATCGTCAGTCATGACCTGAACTTTGCTCTTTATCTATCCGATCGCGTCGCGATGATGAATGACCAGGGTATTGTCGAAATTGGGACACCGACAGAAATCAAAGCCAGCCAGAATCCCGATATCCGTAAATTCATTTATACGACGACTAAAGGCATTCAAGGAGAAAAGTAA
- a CDS encoding acetoin utilization protein AcuC produces the protein MGDHFAFVYSSRFADYSFGDDHPFKVQRYQLTYELIRQLGLLASDTIKIIEAPLVDEEALLSFHRADYLKTLKEFSRETTPRANFFFNLGDVENPVFPGLYDWARLGCGGTVEAARQVVRDGCRVAFNMAGGYHHAHAARASGFSYLNDAVIAINDMVGQGLRVAYVDIDAHHGDGVQEAFYHTDRVLTISLHESGEDFFPHTGFPWEMGEGKGFGYSVNIPFRAHSDDLIFEQAFRRIVLPLLDCYAPDVLVTQLGVDSLRTDPLTRLEMTTGSIELAARSFLGTGIPWVAIGGGGYDKFNVCRGWALAWAIMTGKTVGDDLPAEFRKIIRDMGMKGERLRDMPHLALPDDFSRAEQTLGKVLRTLESRLFPLFGL, from the coding sequence ATGGGTGATCATTTTGCTTTTGTTTATTCCAGTCGTTTTGCCGACTACTCCTTCGGGGATGATCACCCCTTCAAGGTCCAGCGTTATCAGCTTACCTATGAACTCATTCGTCAGTTGGGTCTTTTAGCTTCCGATACTATCAAGATTATCGAAGCGCCGCTGGTTGACGAAGAGGCGCTTTTGAGCTTTCATCGCGCCGATTATCTGAAGACTCTCAAAGAATTCAGCAGGGAGACAACCCCCCGAGCCAATTTCTTTTTTAACCTCGGTGATGTCGAAAATCCCGTTTTCCCTGGGCTTTACGATTGGGCCAGGCTGGGATGCGGTGGAACCGTCGAAGCGGCCCGTCAAGTCGTTCGCGATGGCTGCCGGGTTGCTTTCAACATGGCTGGCGGCTATCATCATGCTCACGCCGCACGAGCCTCAGGCTTCAGCTATCTCAACGACGCGGTCATCGCCATTAATGATATGGTTGGTCAGGGACTGCGCGTTGCCTACGTCGATATCGATGCGCACCATGGAGACGGTGTGCAGGAAGCTTTCTATCATACCGACCGGGTTTTAACCATTTCCCTCCACGAAAGTGGCGAGGATTTTTTCCCTCACACGGGCTTCCCTTGGGAGATGGGAGAGGGTAAAGGGTTTGGCTACTCTGTCAATATCCCCTTCAGGGCGCACTCGGACGACCTGATCTTCGAGCAGGCCTTCCGTCGCATCGTCTTACCCCTTCTTGATTGCTATGCTCCGGATGTGCTGGTCACCCAGCTGGGAGTTGACAGCCTGCGGACCGATCCTCTTACCCGCCTTGAAATGACCACCGGCAGCATTGAACTTGCCGCTCGTTCTTTTTTAGGTACTGGAATTCCGTGGGTGGCCATCGGTGGAGGAGGGTATGATAAATTCAATGTGTGTCGTGGATGGGCGCTGGCCTGGGCCATTATGACTGGAAAAACCGTGGGAGATGATCTTCCTGCCGAATTCAGAAAAATCATTCGCGACATGGGCATGAAAGGGGAAAGATTGCGAGATATGCCTCATCTTGCCCTGCCTGACGATTTCAGCCGCGCCGAACAGACCCTGGGCAAGGTTTTGCGTACTCTGGAGAGCCGGCTTTTTCCTCTTTTCGGACTGTAG
- a CDS encoding ATP-grasp domain-containing protein: MHIVLAFNLREESVVADDQPPSEPPSLPSEDIYAEWDDIHTIRAVESALASKHQVSLVEADLDAFSHFRRLKPDLVFNMAEGLFGASREAQVPAMLDMLGIPYTGSDPVTLGICLDKRRTKEILSCHRIATPRFAVVSSLAEIPARLRYPLIVKPTLEGSSKGVTDKALVHDRKALVRQVEWVLNTYCQPALVEEFLPGREFTVAMLGNGDDIQVLPIVEINLHTLPAGVNPIYSFEAKWIWDQEENPLEIFTCPAKLDPFLERSIEELCKKTFRALGCRDWCRVDVRLDARGMPHIIELNPLPGILPRPEQNSCFPKAARAAGLSYEQMILRVVDAACQRLQRTEKGDHENRCLL; the protein is encoded by the coding sequence ATGCACATCGTCCTCGCGTTCAATCTGCGGGAGGAGTCCGTCGTAGCTGACGACCAACCTCCTTCTGAACCTCCCTCTTTACCCTCTGAAGACATCTATGCCGAATGGGATGACATCCATACCATTCGTGCCGTCGAATCCGCCTTGGCCAGCAAACATCAGGTTTCGCTGGTCGAGGCCGACCTTGACGCTTTTTCACACTTTCGTCGGCTGAAACCAGACCTGGTTTTCAATATGGCTGAGGGTCTGTTTGGTGCCAGTCGCGAGGCCCAGGTTCCTGCCATGCTCGATATGCTGGGCATCCCCTACACGGGCAGTGACCCTGTAACCCTTGGCATCTGTCTGGATAAGCGTCGCACGAAGGAAATCCTATCCTGCCATCGGATTGCTACCCCACGTTTCGCGGTGGTCTCTTCTCTGGCCGAAATCCCCGCACGACTGCGTTATCCCCTTATCGTCAAGCCGACGTTGGAAGGCTCCAGCAAGGGCGTTACCGACAAGGCTCTGGTGCACGATCGCAAAGCCCTTGTTCGTCAGGTTGAGTGGGTTCTTAATACCTATTGTCAGCCTGCGCTGGTCGAGGAGTTTCTTCCAGGTCGTGAATTCACGGTCGCCATGCTTGGAAATGGCGATGACATCCAGGTTCTGCCTATTGTGGAGATCAACCTCCATACTCTGCCTGCCGGGGTCAATCCCATCTATTCTTTCGAAGCCAAATGGATCTGGGACCAGGAGGAAAATCCTTTGGAAATCTTCACCTGCCCGGCCAAGCTTGATCCTTTTTTGGAGCGATCCATAGAAGAGCTATGTAAGAAAACGTTTCGCGCTCTGGGTTGTCGTGATTGGTGTCGTGTGGACGTGCGCCTGGACGCCCGTGGCATGCCACACATCATCGAGCTCAACCCTCTGCCCGGCATACTGCCCCGTCCGGAACAGAACAGCTGCTTTCCCAAGGCAGCTCGCGCTGCCGGCTTGAGTTATGAGCAGATGATTCTTCGCGTGGTAGATGCCGCCTGCCAGCGCCTCCAGCGTACCGAAAAGGGGGATCATGAAAATCGCTGTCTGCTTTAA
- a CDS encoding CoA-binding protein → MPQKDADIRKILTTHKTIAMVGASSNPDRPSNHVFEYLLEAGYTVYPVNPKDEKLFGQKVYRRLEDIPQPIDIVDVFRNPADAPEVAREAVKAGAKVLWLQEGVVSDEASRLAAEGGLLVVMDRCMLKEHQRLKI, encoded by the coding sequence ATGCCCCAAAAAGATGCCGACATCAGGAAGATACTCACCACCCATAAAACCATTGCGATGGTTGGCGCCTCATCCAATCCGGACAGACCCAGCAACCACGTTTTCGAATATCTGCTTGAGGCCGGGTATACCGTCTATCCTGTCAATCCCAAGGATGAAAAGCTGTTCGGGCAGAAAGTCTATCGGCGTCTTGAGGATATTCCACAACCCATCGATATCGTCGATGTCTTTCGCAACCCCGCTGACGCACCCGAGGTTGCCCGCGAAGCGGTTAAGGCTGGCGCCAAAGTACTGTGGCTGCAGGAGGGGGTCGTCAGTGATGAGGCGTCTCGACTTGCAGCCGAAGGCGGACTGCTTGTGGTCATGGATCGTTGCATGCTCAAAGAACATCAGCGCCTTAAAATCTGA
- a CDS encoding GNAT family N-acetyltransferase: MRKLKRSDLPALQAILEETKAFTPAEVECAMELLHTVLDDPSQQDYLVVVAEEGGQPAGYILYGPVPLTEGTFDIYWIATDPVYQGKGVGQRLMQQAEDDILQRQGRLICLETSSQGSYERTRRFYDRAGYIQAACIRDFYRPGDDRLTYTKNLTTVVEGL; this comes from the coding sequence ATGCGCAAACTAAAACGCTCTGATCTCCCCGCTCTCCAGGCGATTCTGGAGGAAACGAAGGCCTTCACCCCGGCTGAAGTCGAATGCGCCATGGAATTGCTTCACACGGTGCTCGACGACCCCTCCCAGCAGGATTACCTCGTCGTTGTCGCCGAAGAAGGTGGACAGCCGGCTGGATACATTCTGTATGGCCCCGTGCCGCTGACAGAGGGTACCTTCGACATTTACTGGATTGCCACGGATCCAGTTTATCAGGGCAAAGGGGTAGGGCAGCGCCTGATGCAGCAGGCAGAAGATGACATTCTGCAACGTCAAGGCCGCCTTATTTGTCTGGAAACCTCGTCGCAGGGGAGTTACGAACGAACCCGCCGGTTTTATGATCGCGCCGGATATATCCAGGCCGCCTGCATTCGTGATTTTTATCGTCCCGGGGATGACCGCCTCACCTACACCAAGAACCTCACAACTGTCGTGGAGGGACTGTAG
- a CDS encoding KamA family radical SAM protein yields MEIWQKLLQTSLTRPAEVTRRFGVDPADLDKVADRYPMRIPAYYLSLIKEVGDPIWRQAVPDTAELSDSVCFSDPLDEENQSPVPNLVHRYPDRVLFLVSSECAMYCRFCTRKRKVGGENMVINRETIEQGLEYIRQHPQVRDVILSGGDPLLLSDERLEWILKELRAIPSVEIIRIGTRVPVVLPQRITIGLVRMLRRYHPLFINTHFNHPDEITETSGKACMRLADAGIPMGNQTVLLRGVNDDPAVMKRLMQKLLTIRVKPYYIYQADMVQGTDHFRTTVEEGIEVMRSLRGHTSGMGVPAYVIDAPGGGGKIPILPDYLQSVGDEVVLKNYLGQTFTYANAEVKTIENRQSAVNDRS; encoded by the coding sequence ATGGAAATCTGGCAAAAATTACTGCAGACAAGTTTGACGCGCCCTGCTGAGGTCACGCGCCGTTTCGGAGTAGATCCTGCCGATCTCGACAAGGTGGCTGATCGTTACCCTATGCGCATCCCTGCTTACTACCTGAGCCTTATCAAGGAGGTCGGCGATCCGATCTGGAGGCAGGCCGTGCCTGATACGGCAGAACTGAGCGATTCCGTCTGCTTCAGCGACCCCCTTGACGAGGAGAATCAGAGCCCGGTACCGAACCTCGTTCACCGCTATCCTGACCGTGTGCTGTTCCTGGTATCCAGCGAGTGTGCCATGTACTGTCGTTTTTGCACACGCAAACGCAAGGTGGGTGGCGAAAACATGGTCATCAATCGCGAGACCATTGAGCAAGGGCTGGAGTATATCCGGCAGCACCCTCAAGTTCGCGATGTTATTCTCTCCGGGGGGGATCCTCTGCTGCTTTCCGACGAGCGACTGGAGTGGATTCTCAAGGAATTGCGCGCGATTCCCAGCGTTGAAATCATTCGAATCGGCACCCGGGTGCCGGTGGTGTTGCCTCAGCGCATCACGATCGGTCTGGTGCGTATGCTGCGGCGTTATCACCCGCTGTTCATCAATACCCATTTCAACCACCCGGATGAGATCACCGAAACATCCGGCAAAGCCTGCATGCGGTTGGCCGATGCCGGCATCCCCATGGGGAACCAGACGGTGCTGCTGCGCGGAGTCAATGATGATCCGGCGGTGATGAAGCGACTCATGCAGAAATTGCTGACCATCCGGGTCAAGCCTTACTATATCTACCAGGCGGATATGGTGCAGGGCACGGATCATTTCAGGACGACGGTGGAGGAGGGGATCGAGGTCATGCGCTCCCTGAGAGGCCACACCTCTGGCATGGGAGTGCCCGCCTATGTCATAGACGCTCCTGGCGGAGGGGGCAAAATCCCTATTTTGCCGGACTACCTGCAGAGCGTCGGTGATGAAGTGGTCTTGAAGAACTATCTCGGGCAGACCTTCACCTATGCAAACGCTGAGGTGAAAACCATTGAAAATCGCCAGAGTGCGGTCAACGATCGCTCTTGA
- a CDS encoding ABC transporter permease has translation MIEKIGGRILNFAETAGEMLLLFLKTVFYFKEAPRNLPAIFRQLYDIGIGTFPIAALMSLFVGMVLALQTGAELALYGTQEAIGAIVGLSLVKELGPVMTSLLVAGRIGSAMAAEVGAMKVYEEIDALKTLQIDPIRYLAMPRLLGCLFAVPALVVFSMIIGIIGGGIVSDINPEINVPFNVYYDNLIRSLNYKEILKGLVKATVFGGIIAHVGCYIGFKTTGGARGIGQSTTESVVMSFLLIFISNYFLTRLMM, from the coding sequence ATGATTGAAAAAATAGGTGGGCGCATTCTGAACTTCGCCGAAACGGCGGGGGAAATGTTGCTGCTTTTTCTAAAAACAGTTTTCTACTTTAAAGAAGCGCCCAGAAACCTGCCGGCTATTTTCCGGCAGCTTTATGACATCGGCATCGGCACTTTCCCTATTGCTGCCCTGATGAGCCTGTTCGTTGGCATGGTGCTGGCCTTACAGACTGGAGCCGAACTGGCACTTTACGGCACCCAGGAAGCAATCGGGGCTATCGTGGGTCTTTCCCTGGTCAAGGAGTTGGGCCCCGTCATGACCAGCCTGCTGGTCGCCGGCCGCATCGGTTCCGCCATGGCTGCGGAGGTGGGGGCCATGAAAGTGTATGAAGAAATCGATGCGCTTAAAACGCTGCAGATCGATCCGATTCGTTACCTGGCCATGCCCAGGTTGCTCGGCTGCCTCTTTGCCGTGCCGGCCCTGGTCGTTTTTTCCATGATTATTGGTATTATTGGCGGCGGCATCGTCAGTGATATCAACCCTGAGATCAATGTTCCTTTCAATGTCTATTATGACAATTTGATCCGTTCTCTGAACTATAAGGAAATTCTGAAAGGGTTGGTCAAAGCGACCGTTTTTGGTGGAATCATAGCTCACGTCGGCTGCTACATCGGGTTTAAAACTACCGGCGGAGCCCGTGGTATTGGTCAATCGACCACAGAGTCTGTCGTCATGTCCTTTCTCCTGATCTTTATATCCAACTATTTTCTTACCCGACTTATGATGTAA
- a CDS encoding ATP-grasp domain-containing protein: MKIAVCFNRVPPKLFKGEDGDRISEEGAELEAGAVRMALERLGYTAKVVPLGESIPAFIEELRAVTPELVFNLCEGYWGNSRQEMHVAALLDLLGFTFTGAGPLCLGLVQDKVRTKDLLMRHGLPTPKYVLVRPGEAHPRVRDMHFPLIVKPRFEDASLGITHESIVEDERRLKRRIDYVHQTYRQGALVEEFIEGREINAAIIGNGPYQVLPLSEIQFKKGLKHSIVSYDGKWQENSEEFALTEPVCPATVKAREEILIKDVALRAFKILECRDYARVDIRLREGVPYILEVNANPDISPTAGLARAAGAATMTYPKLIERILLMAHKRKESLHAQTKTL; the protein is encoded by the coding sequence ATGAAAATCGCTGTCTGCTTTAACCGTGTGCCCCCGAAGCTGTTCAAAGGTGAGGACGGTGATCGAATTTCTGAGGAAGGGGCCGAACTGGAAGCTGGCGCCGTTCGCATGGCCTTGGAACGCTTGGGGTACACGGCGAAAGTCGTTCCTCTTGGCGAGAGCATTCCCGCCTTCATCGAGGAGTTGCGCGCCGTGACGCCGGAACTGGTTTTCAACCTTTGTGAGGGATACTGGGGGAACAGTCGGCAGGAAATGCATGTCGCCGCCCTGCTCGACCTGCTCGGCTTCACCTTTACCGGCGCCGGGCCGCTGTGTCTGGGACTCGTCCAAGATAAGGTAAGAACCAAAGATCTGCTCATGCGGCATGGTCTTCCAACGCCCAAGTATGTTCTGGTTCGCCCGGGAGAAGCTCATCCAAGGGTGAGGGATATGCATTTTCCTCTTATTGTCAAGCCACGGTTCGAAGACGCTTCTTTGGGTATCACCCATGAAAGCATCGTGGAGGATGAAAGACGGCTGAAGCGTCGGATTGACTATGTTCACCAGACCTACCGTCAGGGTGCGCTGGTGGAAGAGTTTATCGAGGGTCGGGAGATCAATGCCGCGATCATAGGCAACGGCCCCTATCAGGTCCTACCTCTCTCTGAAATTCAGTTTAAGAAGGGGCTGAAACATTCCATCGTCAGCTATGACGGTAAATGGCAGGAAAATTCAGAAGAGTTTGCGTTGACCGAACCGGTCTGCCCGGCGACGGTCAAGGCTCGCGAAGAGATTCTGATTAAGGATGTCGCCTTGCGGGCTTTCAAAATTCTGGAATGCCGTGATTACGCCAGAGTGGATATCCGTCTGCGTGAAGGGGTGCCCTATATTCTCGAAGTTAACGCCAACCCGGATATTTCGCCGACAGCAGGTCTGGCTCGGGCGGCAGGGGCTGCCACGATGACTTACCCTAAACTGATCGAACGCATTCTGCTTATGGCCCATAAACGCAAGGAGAGTCTTCATGCGCAAACTAAAACGCTCTGA
- a CDS encoding NAD(P)-dependent oxidoreductase, which yields MAKYGFIGLGIMGSAMAANLVKAGFGVTVWNRTPAKCTPLVELGASQAKSPREVATECEITFAILADPTAAREVFYGPEGVQAGIGDGRGYIDMSTVDSDTSAAIATAVEDAGGLFLEAPVSGTKKPAEDGTLIILAAGDRSLYDQAVPAFEKMGKLFPFLGKAGQGAHMKLVVNMIMGGMMTAFCEGLSLGQKSGLDGQQILEILMAGALANPMFGSKGTMILQQEFRTSFPLKHMQKDMRLAIALGDQLGQPLASAAAANETFKRARNLGFSEEDFAAVFKAIT from the coding sequence ATGGCTAAGTACGGCTTTATCGGCCTCGGCATCATGGGGAGCGCCATGGCAGCCAATCTAGTGAAGGCTGGCTTTGGGGTCACCGTCTGGAACCGCACCCCAGCCAAGTGCACGCCGCTAGTCGAGCTGGGGGCATCGCAAGCGAAGAGCCCGCGCGAAGTGGCCACCGAATGCGAGATCACCTTTGCCATTCTGGCCGACCCGACAGCGGCCAGAGAGGTCTTTTACGGCCCCGAAGGCGTTCAGGCCGGCATCGGAGACGGACGCGGATACATCGACATGTCTACGGTAGACAGTGACACCTCTGCCGCCATTGCCACTGCGGTCGAAGATGCCGGCGGGCTATTTCTGGAAGCTCCCGTTTCAGGTACTAAAAAACCGGCTGAAGACGGTACTCTGATTATCCTTGCGGCCGGTGACCGCTCTCTCTATGACCAGGCTGTTCCAGCCTTTGAAAAAATGGGCAAACTATTCCCTTTTCTCGGCAAAGCCGGTCAAGGTGCGCACATGAAACTGGTCGTCAATATGATCATGGGCGGAATGATGACTGCTTTCTGCGAGGGGCTGTCCCTTGGGCAGAAGAGTGGCTTGGATGGGCAGCAGATTCTTGAGATCCTAATGGCCGGGGCACTTGCCAATCCGATGTTTGGAAGCAAGGGCACCATGATCCTGCAGCAGGAATTCCGCACCAGCTTCCCTCTCAAGCACATGCAAAAAGATATGCGCCTGGCCATTGCTCTGGGTGATCAACTCGGGCAACCGTTAGCCAGCGCCGCGGCCGCCAATGAAACATTCAAAAGAGCCCGCAATCTCGGCTTCTCGGAAGAGGATTTCGCCGCCGTATTCAAAGCCATCACCTGA
- a CDS encoding MlaD family protein, translating to MGLSIEKKVGGFFLIALFTLGVFIELVEDWNPFIEQREYFTYFSSAVGIKLGDPVRIAGVEVGKVTSIGIEDSKVRIDFYVLDGNIVKSDSYAEIRQTNLLGGQFLGVTFGSADAEPLPYGSEISSLEKTNIDQLISNFDRNQERVFGTLGDILEKSEAPIVESAQRIESIVAKIDAGEGMLGKLVNDAALYEDLQFTVASLNQLLRRIESGEGTLGRLVSDPALYEETTATMANLRVLTDSLRGGEGTLGKLFTDDALYTEASDTLAELRGITRKINDGQGTLGKLVNEDSLYIEGEKTFANLSSITAKINEGQGTLGKLVNEDDLYRDTQSAVKKVEKAVDSMGDSGPISVLGTAVGTLF from the coding sequence ATGGGCCTTTCCATTGAAAAAAAAGTAGGGGGGTTTTTCCTGATCGCCCTTTTTACTCTTGGCGTCTTTATCGAACTGGTTGAGGACTGGAATCCATTTATTGAGCAGAGGGAGTATTTCACCTATTTCTCCTCTGCTGTTGGCATCAAGTTGGGAGACCCCGTTCGTATCGCCGGCGTCGAAGTGGGCAAAGTTACCTCCATCGGTATTGAGGACAGCAAGGTTCGCATTGATTTTTACGTCCTCGATGGAAACATTGTCAAATCCGATTCTTACGCTGAGATCCGCCAGACCAATCTACTGGGCGGACAATTTCTTGGGGTTACTTTCGGTTCCGCTGATGCCGAACCTCTACCATACGGCTCGGAAATTTCCAGTCTCGAAAAAACGAATATCGACCAGTTGATATCCAATTTCGATCGCAACCAGGAGCGCGTTTTCGGCACCTTGGGGGACATTCTGGAGAAGAGTGAAGCTCCTATTGTGGAGTCCGCACAACGTATCGAAAGTATAGTCGCTAAAATCGATGCGGGAGAAGGAATGCTCGGGAAACTGGTTAACGATGCCGCCCTTTATGAAGATCTTCAGTTTACGGTGGCCAGTCTGAATCAGCTTCTTCGCCGCATCGAGAGCGGTGAGGGTACTTTGGGGCGCCTTGTGTCCGATCCTGCCCTTTATGAAGAAACCACCGCGACCATGGCGAACCTTCGGGTACTGACCGACTCTCTGCGGGGGGGGGAGGGAACCCTTGGCAAGCTGTTCACGGATGATGCTCTTTACACTGAGGCCTCGGATACTCTGGCTGAACTGCGAGGTATCACCCGCAAAATAAACGATGGTCAAGGGACCCTGGGCAAGCTTGTCAATGAGGACAGCCTTTACATTGAAGGTGAAAAAACTTTCGCCAACCTCAGCAGCATTACCGCCAAAATCAACGAAGGGCAGGGAACCCTTGGTAAACTTGTGAATGAGGATGACCTCTATCGCGACACCCAGTCCGCCGTTAAAAAAGTGGAGAAGGCGGTAGACTCCATGGGGGATAGCGGCCCTATCTCTGTACTGGGAACAGCCGTCGGCACCTTGTTCTAA